The sequence tatatattttctgtaTAACTTGAGCTTtgctttctttcatttttcctaCTTTCTTTTCAATTCTACACCCACCATGACCAttacctctctttttctttcttattattgttttttaagtagattttttgttttgttttgtttttttttttttttttttttaagaaacaaacacttGTTTGTTTTAGAGCCCTAATAGTTGTCTAAACTCAGAATCACAAGCAGTCAAATAGATAGATAATCGTTGAGCGTTAAATGTTGTGCTGTGAATTGCCTATTTGGTACTTGTACCAAGTAAGcctctttccttctctctctcgctctctgtTGGTAGTAGAAAATTAACTAAGGTTGTCTATGCAATGTCTTTTTGGTTtgccaaaaagcaaaaaacttcAAGATTGCAGTACAGAGTTCCCATCAAACGAAATTTCCTTTCGGTTTCCCACGAAAgccttttggaattttcaatttcaagtaATCGAACTCCCAAACTCCAGGACCCACAATCACATTCTTACTCACCCGTGAAGTGCAATGCGTTTTGTGCATAGTTCCTGTTTTCATTAGAACCCCGATTGTCTTTTTTATGATCCAATTCAATTCTCTGATCTTATTCTTTCATAGAATCATGTATAGAAACATTACAGAAAGTTATTTGGCCTTCTCTGCCCAAAGTCCCCATCCACCCGCTACTCCCCAAGGCTTGAGGCCGCTAGGCCAAATGGAAGTGTGGTAATGAGTAGATATATTCACGGCTTATGCTGAATGCGTATGTAATCTTGTCAGTATTTCCAAAcatttaagatttaaattttcctttttttaactaTTGAAAAGAATTTGTTCCTTAGTGCACAAATGATCAAACTTAACTAGTAATATGTAGTACATTTTCTTTAGCTGgaaaatcaaatataattttccatAGAAAAAGAATTTGTTTGACTAAAGGGCAAttaggtttttcctttttataattAATCCTAATTCATGTAAAATTCACGTCATTCAATTTGGAATTACACTGCACAAAAAGGGGGGTAATAGTCCgaatctctctatctcttcctttttcaatcacaattaattttgtaagtaccttttcttaattaaaggaaaagataagaATTTGTCCCAATTGATATATAAATACCTTAATTGCTTTTCAATTTAAAGGCTAGGATGGTAATTTGACACAATTGGTGTTCGAATTTGTGGACAAATGGCATTACTTATGTTTGTGATTTATGCAGATCATAGGGCTGGGAACATTGGTGATGACACCTCTGGTGGGTAATCTCTCTGACAAGTATGGTCGGAAAACTTTGCTCACAGTTCCAATGATTCTCACCATCATACCTCTAGGTATGCATTCTTTAATTTTATCTGAAAATGGATTGGCCAAACAGGGATTTGTCATCAAATATTAATCATTGTACTTTCCCTGAATTGGGATCTTTCCATTAATTTCGCTCTACGTCCATATTAAATTAAAGTAAGATGGAGGAAAAGAATCCTCCGCATTTCATTTGAAATAAATAGAATCTATTTCATTATTCATGTTAAATATTATGAATCTAAAAGTGTACAGACAATTAACTTATAAAAGAGTTGGTCAATTATTGACTAatctttgtattttattttaggttccACCAGTGCAGAATGtcatattgaattttttttttcttcttttccatcTTATACTTAGATGACTTtataaagtaaaagaaaaaaagaaaaagagaagaagaggtcTTGGCAAGTATAAAGTGGAATGCTCATATTAGGATTAAGGATTTTTGTTCTTCTCAGCTATTTATTAGACTTCTATTTGCATTGAGAtctatttttattgttgaatttaattatcacTAAGAGAAGATATCAAATGTAAAAAATAGAGAATCTATTTTATGATccatatttaaatatcaaaagatGTAATCCACCCATCAAATATACTTATTATTTGAGAAGAGGATGTAGTACACCTCTTTTGACTGTCACCATGATGGATGCGTCTGAGTAGTAGGTCTCAATTAATGGAATCAGTGTTAGAATAAGTATCATTGTCAATgttaatttcaaaaatagatttggcAGTTGGCACTACCCACTGAAATTGGAATAAGTTGAAAATAAATCATCTCCTCATTTAAGAGCTTTATACGAATATTAAGgagtcaaaaaagaaaaaaggaaaaaataaaattaaaaataaaggaactcacttttctaaaagaaaaaaatagtaggaTAATAAATCAAAAGCCCATAAAAGTCTTACAATAATCGGATGTGAAGAGATGCAGGTCCCACTCAATACCATAAATTCACTTGATATGTCTCTCTTTGTTTGGGATCTTCCAGTTGGATTGGTCCAAAATTATTGCATGGTGGGAACTGGGAAGCAAgcaaaaattttccaattgaTGGGGCCTATAGTGGCCTATAATTTCTAAAGATGCTAACTTCTAATTTCTAAAGAAATATTCCTGATGCCTCATTGTATAATATATAGTATTTATGTTTTCTCAGTTTCATACTAGGAAACTGAAAATCGAAACACCTTGATTGAAAGCCATACCATTTGTAtatgccaaaaagaaaaaaagcttaTATGAGTGATAGTATCTTATGTCTGATACATGTCACAGAACTGATGCAgtgatttattttattctcaaaatGACTTCCAGGTGTTCAACTACAAGACTACAATGACCACTAATGCTggttcttatttttaatttaaatcacTTACAAGGataatcatattttaattaaatgataaCATTTGGGTTAAATTAATACAGGCATATTGGCCTACAGCAGAGCGAGGACCTTCTTCTATGTGTACTATGTGTTCAAGACCCTCACGGCAATGATTTGTGAAGGAAGCGTTCACTGCCTTTCCCTTGCTTATGTGGTAAATCCTTCTGAGCTCAATTCCAATTATGACAATTGAGATGGAACATAGTTACAGTAAAAACCTTAGCGAAACACTAGGTTATCATCAGAACATTCACCATTAGATTTTCAAAGTGTCTCATGAATAGGTAGTGAAATAATTCAACTAAAGACTGGAACACCACtttcttatataataataataataataaatcttatatataaattcataatCCTTGCTTAgccaaaaaataacattaaaaaatcataatcctAGAGTTATTATCAATTTCTGGTTTTGATCTTCCcggattttatatttttgcccTTTGGATAACTTAGACAGTGGGATAATTTGTTAGGTGTATGTAGAACCTGATTTcactttatttcattttcttttgggcCAGAAACCCAGAAAAAATATATAGCTAACCTTAAAGCCCGTTCTGCTTAGGGGAGGGAATCATGCACAAGCCGTTTTGTAGTTTGTATAGTGTACATTGAACATTTTGTAATGATGGGCTTGGACTCACCCGAATTAAATGTTAAACTAACCTTTTATGGGCCTGGAGAAACTAAAAGACTAAATATATGGACTGAGCGTCAACAATTCACACCACCAAACTGTAAATGTTGATTCTGTTAGACCCAGCTTGATAACCCACATGCAATTTTAAGGTCTAGTTAGTAGAAGAAAAgcctgttgctaaatatttatttatagaacaAACACTGTTTTGATTTTTTGCCACTAAAGTTTCCCCCATTTTGCAATTTGGTACCTAGTCTCAGGGGTGGCAAAATTAGACATGACCCGCAAATTTGACACGACATGACATAAAATTAGCAGGTTATGAGTTGAGACTTAATAAGTTCGTATTATATTTAGGTTGACACAattaacccgtttaataaacggatTGAGTCAGTGTTTAATATATAAAACCCGTTTGACTTGTTTAATTAAATCATActttaccaatataccctttaAACCCTAAGTATATatacttattagttgttgtgatttattttctttgacatgtcgtgattaattatttgtaatattgagatatgctttaattttgaattattatttgtgatgcagttacttgttagttttgaattttatattaaaaatatttatttgcttgtttttttaataatttttttttttcattttgataaaatctgataaataGATTGACATGACTAacctgtttaataaatgggttgtgttaggATTGATGAATcttgacctgtttaataaatatGTTGGGTTAGTTTTGACCATATAGTTAGATACTCATGAgttgacacgacacgaacccgacatgCAAACATGAATGGCCACCCTTACCTAATCTttcaaaactaatcaaattcttaaaagtttataaaatgaCTCAATGTGGTCCCTACGAGAATTTGATACAACGAGGGAGAGGGATTCAATCCATGCTTCAAGGCTCTTGGCAAAAAGGATATATCTTGAATTGTGcatcaaatttcaatttcattttaagCCATTGATTAGGCCAATTTAGTAATTAGAGACATGTGTCTCATGTCTGTAGCCTTCCATGTTCAGTGCACTAGACACGATCTtcacctcaaattttattgcaaacaTCATAcacgtcatttttttttgtttaaaactttgaattcTTTGATCAGTCGATCTGTAAAAACAAGTGTACAGATATTCCCTCCACAATCcagtagaaactagaaaacaaGTACACTTAACTTCTACATATCGTATAAACAAGTAACAATACAGCTTTGTAATTTAAGTTTGAATGTGAATTGTGCTTTGAATCTTCAGGCAGATAATGTTCCAGAAGGACAGCGAGCTTCGTCATTCGGAATTTTATCAGGGATCGGATCAGCTGCATTCGTTTGTGGAACCCTGTCCACTCGTTTTCTTTCCACTGCTTCTACTTTCCAGGTTCGCatttatctttttctctatCAAAATAGACTCATTATAGTGTGTGCACATATTGAACTTCCTTGTTATCAGGTTGCGGCTTCCgtggcagtaatggcagctgTGTACATGAGAATTTTCCTCCCTGATTCCATCGCAGACGATGCTCTTTCTGTCCCAATACTCTCAAAGGAGAAACTCAATGTTGtaaaatcaaaatcagatgGAGATTCAGCTCCCAAGACTGTGCAGATTTTCAAACCAATGCCTTCTTTTGAGGATATGCTCTCCTTGCTCAAGACTAGGTCTGTTAATTCAGTTACTCTTTTATTAATAGGGGTTTGAACACAGTAAAACATATAGTGCTTTTATGCCTAAAGCTGTTAGAAAATGGTGAACTTAATTATGAGGCAGAGTAAAATTAAGAATTGAATTTAGGACCTCCTGCTTTGTCAATTTAACATGAAATTAGAGCAAGTGGTCCTAAATTTGATCCTTGTCTTCTCTACTTTAAAACAAGCGttttaacttttcttctttGAGACAATTGTACTTATATATGTGTACTTGATTTGCAGCTCAACATTTTCCCAAGCTGCAATTGTTGCGTTTTTCAGTAGTCTTGCAGATGTTGGACTTCATGCTTCTATGATGGTACTTCTCCAATTCCATGAATTAACTATGTGTTTAGATTGACTTATTTGCTAAAAGTGGGTAGAAGTATATTTGTACCTAGAAAacatgaggttttaaaaagctgatcAATTTCATGTGCTTGATTTTTAAAAGGCTCACCTAAAGAGTCCCTAAAgattattgattttaaaaaaattataaggaaTAGGTAAAGAAAGAATCatgcattaaaattttttagttctttgCAAAGCAAATGGTCTAtataatcaaagaaaaatttatgCAAGTGAGCCTTGTGAATATACATAAGAAGATGTAtcattgaaatttattattccCTTTGCAGTATTACTTAAAGGCCAGCTTTCACTTTAGTAAGAATCAGTTTGCTGACTTGATGGTCATAACTGGGATTGCCGGGACCATTTCACAGGTATGTATGAGATTGTTTTGTTTCAGTGCTACTTGCATTCCTTTGTAACATTGGTGATATAACCTTAATTTATTTGGTTCTATCTAAAAATTGAAGTAttgccaaaagaaaaagaaaaagaaaatctaaaaatttggGCATTTGTGCAGTTGCTTCTCATGCCTATGTTAGTTCCTGCTCTAGGAGAAGAGAAGCTGCTTTCAATAGGACTCTTTTTTAGCTGTGCTCATGTAAGCATCTTGTCTCTCCGTTGTGATTCTCTTTCTCTTGCATTACACATTGGCTTGAAAATGAGCACTTCTGTCAATAGTTGGTATTGTCACCTACTTATTACACATAAGAAAAAGTAATCATAGCATCTGCCTCAAGttctaatttattaatttatggtCTTGAATGCAGATGTTTCTTTACAGCATTGCGTGGTCCTTCTGGGTATTTCTTTGCAACTTTACTGGCAAACACAAGTCTCTTTCCTTTAATTTTGGAGAATTTGCCACATTCCATAATATGTTCCAagattaattttcaaaattatagtTATATGCTTTAGCTAACTTCCGTTATGTTGTAGTATGACAATATGGCTAACATTTTGAATGCTGATAGGTACCTTATGTTGCTGCTATGTTCTCCATATTGTTTGTTTTCTCACAGCCATGtgtgagtttttattttctagtttcAATCTATAACATTTGATTGGATATAGTCTGTAgtctaaattattttaaaatttgcaGATGAGGAGCATTGTTTCTAAACAAGTTGGGTCATGTGAACAGGTATATTTCTGTAAGAGTTCCTGCAATCTTTTGGTTGATTGGTATCAATTTTTACAGTATGCTGGCGTTAGGCTATTAACAACTATGCTGCGCGTGAATTGTATTTCTTgtagtgaatttttttaaagatcaaTTTGTCCAAAAAAAGCAGTCTGTGATGGACTAAATATGTGTCCTGTTTACTCTGGATGAAATCCTTTTTTTGGACTGGTTTTGCTTTCTACAAATGATTATTCTTAATTTCCTTTTGTTCCCTTCTGTTTCAGGGAATGGCTCAAGGGTGTATTTCAGGCATATGTTCCTTTGCCAATGTTGTTTCTCCCTTGGCTTTCTCTCCTCTAACAGGTAATTGGAATTTCAATTTAATATCTCATTAGGCCCAAAAGCCAACCAAAATTAACGAAGTCAAATTCTTCTTCCAGCTTTATTTCTATCTGATGATGCACCTTTCGATTTCCCTGGATTCAGTATTATGTGCATCGGATTTGCTTCGGTAAGAGATAAGTTTTCCTTTTTCGTTCTATATGCATTTGGCTAGTCtaatcaattaatatttatGAGTTTACACCAATACATAAACTTCCATTTCTCTGGTATACGTGCTAGTTTAATCAATGGATCTATGGGTGATTTACACCAATGTGGTGACTGCCATATGTTCTTTAGATGAAGCTACCAATCAATCTAAATCTGGCCTTAATGATGAGAGAATAAATGACAAGATGATGCTGAAAGCAGTATATTGTTTGTACTTCATATGAATCATATAGTACTTTGgcataattaattatattaatgaGCTCATATAGAAGGGCATGAAAGCACCCCAGGAATTTAGTTAACTGCAAACTAGGTTAGCTAAGctcaaatttcatttcaaattcCAAATGATTTTTCCCAATTCAGATAAGTTCCATTTAAGTTATTTATATCTTAATCACATTTTTGAGCTCTTTAGCCATGTTTTTTGCTAATCAATTTAAATGTtttcatgtataatttgaattctTAATGCTTTGTGCTGTGGACTCGATTTCTAAGACAACTTTTATACGTGTAGATGATAGCGTTTGTTCAGAGTATGACAATAAGGGCGGCTCCTCTCATATCAAGTCACTCAGTTAACAATTGCAACTATGCAGCGGTCTAGTATTAAACGATGTGAATGCTCAAAACTGGAAGCAAGCTCCTTAGCATTCTAAGACCTTCCACTTATTCATACGCATATTGAGCAGAAATATCCAAGTTTCAAGTTGCAACAATTATCTTGCCCCGGTAATCATGAGAAgctttaaattattttagacCATTTGCTAGCTGTTCCCGTTGTCCGAAATTTGGCAATAGATTTTACTTTTCATGAAAGTTGCTCTCAAAGGTGACtaattgaagaaacaaagccTGAGCCTATTTTTGAAAAGCACAACAATGGTAACAATCATTGTAAGGTCATAGTTTAAGGACATACATGCCCTTTTTCACTTTCTAGCACAATTTGGACTTGAATAAGTAGGGTAAAAGAGAAGGGCATAGTTGTTGATATGAATGTATTGGATGGGTTACAGCTAGCTCTATGTTAGTGAAAATTTTCTGCCCATCTGTTTATTGCTTACTCTCTGTGATTTTGCAATTGATCCATGACTTTTGCATTTATATTCTAAAGAGTAGCAACTCTATACCTTGTGGGTTCATCATTTAATTGGATTCACTGTGCTTCAAAAAGCTTCCTATTGGCTATTTCATGCTGGACGGACTGATCAATATACTGTGATCAATACTTTTTTCAGAGAGAGATAATGTATAAGTCTCTTCCTTTGTTCCCAAGGGGACAGTAGGCTTTACTGGGGTGATTAGCAGTGAGGTATTACTTATTAGACTTCACTCAAATATTCATTTGAAGCAATGTTAGGATCACAACAATTTACACAACTTTTATCATAACTTGCTACGTGATGAGTTTTGACAAAAGTTGTGAACTTTGTTGtgctttagcatttttctatgCATATTTGCTTATTTAGCAACTCATGAAGTTTTGGTCTGTTGAGTTCATTTTCTTACTTTTATAGCCCAAAAGCGACATGCCGTTGATATGAAGAAATGGCTGCCGAAATCCAAACACTTAAAAAGGAAGCTGTATAATCATCTAAATATCTCAACAACATGAGAATAATTGGCTATGCTATCTAGCATCCTTTTTGATATCAAAAAGTTGTGGCAACCCCCAAAagtgttttatctttttatgAGTACTCAGTCAGTATCAGTAGAGAACTAAAAGTAAGTGGGGGCACGTAATGAGAATGGGCATAAACTTTCATACTTTTAGTACTAGTTAAAAGCTaagttacaaaaatttaatactAATGTGAACTCATTCAAACCAATACAGTAAATTATCTCTACTACCTAGAATcctgtttgatttttttatttttttttggggaataaAGCTGGCTTTCAATGTAGTAGTATACCTCTACAATAATACAGGGATATGCAAGTGGCACTAGTGGCATATCATCTCCATCTGATGCAAATGGAttgaacttttgttttttgttttttttgggataagaaaagacaagaatcattgtataatattattattattttttggttagaattgtatatatatatatatatatatttttttttatggagttAGAATTGTATATTACTTTTGTGATACGAGATGGTTGGACTTGGTATAAGATTTGTGGCCCAATAATGTGAACagcttataaaaaataaaaatagaattgtaTTAACCTTTGAATATTACTCTGTAGAACACCTGGTAGTTCTTGACAGTTGATCCACAACCTACCAACTAATCAAAAAAACACGTGCCCGTCACGTGTATCACAACTGTCTGAACATAAAAGAAATCGTCACGTCCATGTTCCACTGTCCGCCACATTTGTCAAGGGACCCCCAATTTTCCCAAACGCCCGCCACAGAATCTGCATTCGTGGAAGCCATTTTAGGATTTGACTCTAACGtgtttatctatatatatatatatatatatttctttcttaagAAAGTGGTGTTAATCTGATTACGTACTCTACTTCCTTTTCACGGTACATCCTGAAAACTTTATGGATTGTGGATGAATTCTAGAAGCTTCAGATACTTACgctttctttcttaaaaaaaaaaaaaaaaaatttacgtGTCAGACCAATGAATTCACTACTAGGCTATTACTGCTACTGTGCTACAAGTTCTACTAAGTAAAACTTATATTTAATGTAACGGGAGCTTCAACTaaattttattctctatttatGATCGGTCATAGGTCAGTTTGTATTAAAATTTGCAGAGCACTCACACTATTTttatctaattatttatttttattttatgaattatttaaaGATCTAGAGTATATATTAAtcttctatttttagaaatattttatggagaatttaaaaaactttcaaaaaatttaatatttttatttttttttaaaacatttccagaaataaattattaatgtaatttagTAAAACCCATTATCTAATCTTTCAATTGATCTGTACCTAGTCTTATATCAATAAGTGGTACcgttcctattaaaaaaaaaaaaaaaaagtcgtaCCGTATAGCATAAAAAAGTTTGAT is a genomic window of Quercus lobata isolate SW786 chromosome 2, ValleyOak3.0 Primary Assembly, whole genome shotgun sequence containing:
- the LOC115974559 gene encoding hippocampus abundant transcript 1 protein, with translation MEKLSGLSHLFMTIFLHNFSTFMVIPAITDVAMTALCPGLDECSLAIYLTGFQQAIIGLGTLVMTPLVGNLSDKYGRKTLLTVPMILTIIPLGILAYSRARTFFYVYYVFKTLTAMICEGSVHCLSLAYVADNVPEGQRASSFGILSGIGSAAFVCGTLSTRFLSTASTFQVAASVAVMAAVYMRIFLPDSIADDALSVPILSKEKLNVVKSKSDGDSAPKTVQIFKPMPSFEDMLSLLKTSSTFSQAAIVAFFSSLADVGLHASMMYYLKASFHFSKNQFADLMVITGIAGTISQLLLMPMLVPALGEEKLLSIGLFFSCAHMFLYSIAWSFWVPYVAAMFSILFVFSQPCMRSIVSKQVGSCEQGMAQGCISGICSFANVVSPLAFSPLTALFLSDDAPFDFPGFSIMCIGFASMIAFVQSMTIRAAPLISSHSVNNCNYAAV